In the Arachis ipaensis cultivar K30076 chromosome B10, Araip1.1, whole genome shotgun sequence genome, one interval contains:
- the LOC107622738 gene encoding tubulin beta-5 chain: MREILHVQGGQCGNQIGSKFWEVVCEEHGIDPTGRYVGNTDLQLERVNVYYNEASCGRFVPRAVLMDLEPGTMDSVRTGPYGQIFRPDNFVFGQSGAGNNWAKGHYTEGAELIDSVLDVVRKEAENCDCLQGFQVCHSLGGGTGSGMGTLLISKIREEYPDRMMLTFSVFPSPKVSDTVVEPYNATLSVHQLVENADECMVLDNEALYDICFRTLKLTTPSFGDLNHLISATMSGVTCCLRFPGQLNSDLRKLAVNLIPFPRLHFFMVGFAPLTSRGSQQYRALTVPELTQQMWDAKNMMCAADPRHGRYLTASAMFRGKMSTKEVDEQMINVQNKNSSYFVEWIPNNVKSSVCDIAPRGLSMASTFIGNSTSIQEMFRRVSEQFTAMFRRKAFLHWYTGEGMDEMEFTEAESNMNDLVSEYQQYQDATADEEGEYEDEEEDLDNQM; encoded by the exons atgagagagATCCTTCACGTTCAAGGAGGGCAATGCGGGAACCAGATCGGTTCCAAGTTCTGGGAGGTCGTGTGCGAGGAGCACGGCATAGATCCAACTGGTAGGTACGTTGGAAACACCGATCTGCAGCTGGAGCGTGTCAATGTGTACTACAACGAGGCCTCTTGTGGAAGGTTCGTTCCACGCGCCGTCCTCATGGACCTTGAGCCCGGCACCATGGACAGTGTCCGGACCGGTCCTTATGGTCAGATTTTTCGCCCTGATAACTTTGTTTTCGGACAGTCTGGCGCCGGAAACAACTGGGCGAAGGGACACTACACTGAGGGCGCTGAGCTCATTGACTCTGTTCTTGATGTTGTTAGGAAGGAGGCTGAGAATTGTGATTGCCTTCAAG GGTTTCAGGTGTGCCACTCGCTCGGTGGTGGAACAGGGTCTGGTATGGGAACCCTGTTGATCTCTAAGATCAGGGAGGAGTACCCTGATAGGATGATGTTGACCTTCTCGGTATTCCCTTCGCCCAAAGTGTCAGATACTGTGGTGGAGCCTTACAACGCCACTCTCTCTGTTCATCAGTTGGTTGAGAACGCTGATGAATGTATGGTTCTGGATAATGAAGCCCTCTATGATATCTGCTTCAGGACCCTTAAGTTGACCACTCCTAGTT TTGGTGACTTGAACCACCTGATCTCAGCAACCATGAGTGGAGTCACTTGCTGCCTTCGATTCCCTGGTCAACTCAACTCTGACCTCCGAAAATTGGCTGTAAATCTCATTCCATTCCCCCGACTGCACTTCTTCATGGTTGGCTTTGCACCCCTCACCTCCCGTGGCTCCCAGCAGTACCGTGCATTGACAGTCCCAGAACTCACTCAGCAAATGTGGGATGCCAAAAACATGATGTGTGCCGCTGATCCAAGGCATGGTCGTTACCTGACTGCTTCTGCAATGTTCAGGGGTAAGATGAGCACCAAAGAAGTGGACGAACAAATGATTAATGTTCAGAACAAGAATTCTTCCTACTTTGTTGAATGGATCCCGAACAATGTGAAGTCAAGTGTCTGTGACATTGCACCGAGGGGACTTTCCATGGCTTCGACTTTCATTGGTAACTCAACCTCCATTCAGGAGATGTTCAGGAGGGTGAGTGAACAATTCACTGCCATGTTTAGGAGGAAGGCTTTCTTGCACTGGTACACTGGTGAAGGCATGGATGAAATGGAATTCACAGAAGCAGAGAGCAACATGAATGATCTTGTCTCTGAATACCAGCAGTATCAGGATGCCACTGCCGATGAGGAAGGGGAGTATGAAGATGAGGAAGAGGATCTTGATAATCAGATGTGA